A genomic segment from Tissierella sp. encodes:
- a CDS encoding MATE family efflux transporter — translation MKNNINLTQGNISSTLTKLALPIMGTSFVQMAYNLTDMMWLGRLSTKAVAGAGTAGFFMWFGMSLVLISQIGVSVGVSQAYGRGDMDDAREYISNGIKLDIFIGILYSLALVVFSHQAIGFFKLGDPETIQLAVDYLIIVACGFIFHFINPIYSAIFNASGNSITPFVINSIGLVANIVLDPVLIFGFGFIPAMGIKGAALATVMAQIIVTLIYIIVSRKNKVLFSHLHLFSLPKKSYLKRIIKLGFPAFLQSGTHASISMILTKILAQWGPIPVAVSSIGSQIESISWMTAEGFSTAISAFVGQNYGAKNYDRVKEGYYKGLRIVGAIGIFASALLIFAGEPLFKLFTPEDEIAIAQGVKYLRILGFSQFFITIEIASAGAFNGIGRTQIPAATGIVLNALRIPGALLLSATVLGMTGVWWSMSISTIFKGIILTSLFIYAMKKGLHKK, via the coding sequence TTTGTACAGATGGCATATAATTTAACAGATATGATGTGGCTAGGTAGACTTAGCACCAAGGCTGTAGCAGGGGCAGGCACTGCAGGATTTTTTATGTGGTTTGGTATGTCTCTTGTATTGATTTCTCAAATAGGAGTAAGCGTTGGAGTATCACAAGCCTATGGAAGAGGGGATATGGATGATGCAAGGGAATATATTTCTAATGGTATTAAATTAGATATTTTTATTGGGATTTTATATTCATTGGCACTAGTAGTATTTAGCCATCAAGCAATTGGATTTTTTAAATTAGGGGATCCAGAGACTATTCAATTGGCAGTAGATTATTTGATAATAGTGGCATGTGGATTTATATTTCATTTTATTAATCCTATATATTCTGCCATTTTTAATGCGTCGGGGAATAGTATTACACCATTCGTTATAAATTCCATAGGATTAGTTGCAAACATAGTATTAGATCCTGTACTAATTTTTGGTTTTGGCTTTATACCAGCGATGGGGATAAAAGGTGCAGCCTTAGCTACTGTAATGGCTCAGATCATAGTTACATTGATTTACATAATTGTGTCAAGAAAAAATAAAGTATTGTTTTCTCATTTACATTTGTTTAGCTTACCAAAGAAAAGTTATCTAAAAAGGATAATTAAATTAGGATTTCCAGCATTTTTACAATCTGGAACCCATGCATCAATATCAATGATACTAACGAAGATATTGGCACAATGGGGGCCAATACCAGTAGCTGTATCATCTATAGGTTCCCAAATAGAATCGATATCTTGGATGACAGCGGAAGGATTTTCTACTGCAATATCTGCCTTTGTAGGTCAGAACTATGGAGCTAAAAACTATGATAGGGTAAAAGAAGGATATTATAAAGGTCTTAGAATAGTTGGTGCAATAGGTATATTTGCATCTGCTTTACTTATCTTTGCAGGAGAACCTTTATTTAAGTTATTTACTCCGGAGGATGAGATAGCTATTGCACAAGGAGTAAAATATTTGAGAATACTAGGTTTTTCCCAATTTTTTATAACTATTGAAATAGCATCTGCAGGAGCATTTAATGGTATAGGAAGGACACAAATACCAGCAGCAACAGGGATTGTACTAAATGCTTTAAGAATTCCAGGAGCTTTACTTTTATCTGCTACTGTATTAGGAATGACTGGAGTATGGTGGAGTATGAGCATCAGTACCATATTTAAAGGAATCATATTGACTAGCCTTTTTATATATGCTATGAAAAAGGGCTTACATAAAAAATAA
- a CDS encoding DUF1667 domain-containing protein, with amino-acid sequence MNTINKKCKVCPVGCDLRVIEDKTKASQYSVEGNRCNRGRDYAIQEVTQPSRVLTSRVLLKNGPMGRLPVKTNGIIPENLVDECMKIIQITEVTAPVEKDQIIIANILDTGVDVVAARKVNSLQ; translated from the coding sequence ATGAATACAATAAATAAAAAATGCAAGGTTTGCCCTGTGGGATGTGACTTGAGGGTAATTGAAGATAAAACTAAAGCATCTCAATATTCAGTTGAAGGGAATAGATGCAATAGAGGAAGAGACTATGCTATCCAAGAAGTAACACAGCCTTCTAGGGTGCTTACCTCAAGAGTATTGCTTAAAAATGGTCCTATGGGTAGACTACCAGTTAAAACCAATGGAATAATCCCAGAGAATTTAGTTGATGAGTGTATGAAGATTATTCAAATAACTGAAGTCACAGCTCCTGTGGAAAAGGATCAAATAATTATTGCAAATATATTAGACACAGGCGTAGATGTAGTAGCTGCCAGAAAAGTAAATAGCCTACAATAA